From the genome of Streptomyces sp. NBC_01116, one region includes:
- a CDS encoding tetratricopeptide repeat protein, with protein sequence MSTQCQRPACEGDYEDMGGGELYCDTCGLAPVVSPTGMVSSPPTGIAGGGRASSRGSSSGRSSSRASGRASSRSSTSRRSVSGRLSRSLSGASTSRSVSVRSSGSTSAASARGRLGVGLVEVPDVPRPDPRTAVMENPEVPERKRFCSRSDCGAPVGRSRGERSGRTEGFCTKCGHPYSFVPKLAGGDIVHGQYEVVGCLAHGGLGWVYLAVDRAVSDRWVVLKGLLDTGDQDAMAAAISERRFLAEIEHSNIVRIYNFVEHLDQRTGSLDGYIVMEYVGGKALKEIANERRTPAGKRDPLPVEQACAYGIEALEALGHLHSRNLLYCDFKVDNAIQTEDQLKLIDMGAVRRMDDEESAIYGTVGYQAPEVAELGPSVASDLYTVARTLAVLTFDFQGYTNVFVDSLPDPDNIEVFRTYESFYRLLVRATDPDPARRFASAAEMAEQLTGVLREVVALQTGRPRPALSTLFGAELRVIDTELFARQTDDVSRLGGRDTGSGRGGLPGRKGRKGRGGRPSGVPAQGGAWQAHGGAAPVAPGAVTAAVAGALPVGAQPPGPAGVRPSGPAGAAPLAAPPTHVRGAAQGGAPLAYAPPAQAPVPAPRAAEPAPGTSVGPYVATGPYGPFGATSGGVLLALFDTRATSLALPVPRVDAMDPNAGFLAGLMASAPAELITALHTVPAPSLETRLRELRARLEMRDLDAAARALTTLEGEHPDDWRVVWYRGVTSLVTGDHETAALSFDALYDAFPGEMAPKLALGICAEVLGQLDNAAEYYRLVWATDPGFVSAAFGLARVQIAAGERAGAVSTLESVPEASIHYTAARVAAVRARLRERSHREPLLADLTAAGVQVAALAAFGLDPVRHEQLSTEVLGKALDWVLSGSPGAAGPGGPASGPPEARKLLGAELKERGLRFGLERSYRMLARLAQRGDERIELVERANRFRPRTWV encoded by the coding sequence ATGAGTACGCAGTGCCAGCGCCCCGCGTGCGAGGGGGACTACGAGGACATGGGCGGCGGTGAGCTGTACTGCGACACCTGCGGTCTGGCTCCGGTCGTCTCGCCGACGGGCATGGTCTCCTCGCCGCCGACCGGGATCGCCGGGGGCGGCCGGGCGAGCAGCCGGGGCAGTTCGTCGGGACGCTCCAGCTCCCGTGCCTCCGGACGCGCCTCGTCCCGTTCGTCGACCTCGCGCCGCTCGGTCTCCGGCCGGCTGTCGCGCTCGCTGTCCGGGGCGTCCACCTCCCGTTCGGTCTCGGTGCGTTCGTCGGGCTCGACGTCGGCGGCCTCGGCCCGGGGGCGGCTCGGCGTCGGTCTGGTGGAGGTCCCGGACGTGCCCCGGCCCGATCCGCGCACGGCGGTGATGGAGAACCCGGAGGTGCCCGAGCGCAAGCGGTTCTGCTCCCGTTCGGACTGCGGTGCGCCGGTGGGCCGTTCGCGCGGTGAGCGGTCCGGCCGCACCGAGGGGTTCTGCACCAAGTGCGGCCACCCGTACTCCTTCGTGCCGAAGCTGGCCGGCGGCGACATCGTGCACGGCCAGTACGAGGTCGTGGGCTGTCTGGCGCACGGCGGGCTCGGCTGGGTGTATCTGGCGGTGGACCGGGCCGTGTCGGACCGCTGGGTGGTCCTCAAGGGCCTGTTGGACACCGGTGACCAGGACGCGATGGCCGCCGCGATCTCCGAGCGCCGCTTCCTCGCCGAGATCGAGCACTCCAACATCGTGCGGATCTACAACTTCGTCGAGCACCTGGACCAGCGGACCGGCTCGCTCGACGGCTACATCGTGATGGAGTACGTCGGCGGCAAGGCGCTCAAGGAGATCGCCAACGAGCGCCGCACCCCGGCCGGGAAGCGCGACCCGCTGCCGGTCGAGCAGGCCTGTGCGTACGGGATCGAGGCGCTGGAGGCGCTCGGCCACCTGCACAGCCGCAACCTCCTCTACTGCGACTTCAAGGTCGACAACGCGATCCAGACCGAGGACCAGCTCAAGCTGATCGACATGGGCGCGGTGCGCCGGATGGACGACGAGGAGTCGGCCATCTACGGGACGGTCGGCTACCAGGCCCCCGAGGTCGCGGAGCTGGGCCCGTCGGTCGCCTCCGATCTGTACACGGTGGCCCGGACGCTCGCGGTCCTCACCTTCGACTTCCAGGGGTACACGAACGTCTTCGTGGACTCGCTGCCGGACCCGGACAACATCGAGGTGTTCCGGACCTACGAGTCGTTCTACCGGCTGCTGGTGCGCGCCACGGACCCGGATCCGGCCCGCCGGTTCGCCTCGGCCGCGGAGATGGCCGAGCAGCTGACGGGGGTGCTGCGGGAGGTCGTGGCGCTCCAGACGGGCCGGCCGCGCCCCGCTCTGTCGACACTGTTCGGCGCGGAACTGCGGGTGATCGACACCGAGTTGTTCGCCCGGCAGACGGACGACGTCTCGCGGCTGGGTGGCCGGGACACCGGCTCCGGGCGCGGCGGCCTTCCGGGTCGCAAGGGCCGCAAGGGCCGCGGCGGCCGGCCGTCCGGCGTTCCGGCGCAGGGCGGCGCGTGGCAGGCCCACGGCGGTGCGGCTCCGGTGGCGCCGGGGGCCGTGACGGCCGCGGTGGCCGGGGCGCTGCCGGTGGGCGCCCAGCCGCCCGGTCCGGCGGGGGTCCGCCCCTCGGGCCCGGCGGGGGCCGCTCCACTGGCGGCGCCGCCGACCCATGTCCGGGGGGCGGCGCAGGGCGGCGCCCCGCTCGCGTACGCGCCTCCGGCGCAGGCTCCGGTCCCGGCGCCCCGGGCGGCCGAGCCGGCCCCGGGCACATCGGTCGGGCCGTACGTGGCGACCGGGCCGTACGGCCCCTTCGGGGCGACCTCCGGGGGCGTCCTGCTCGCCCTGTTCGACACGCGGGCCACGTCGTTGGCGCTGCCGGTCCCCCGGGTCGACGCCATGGACCCGAACGCCGGTTTCCTCGCCGGTCTCATGGCCTCCGCCCCGGCCGAGCTGATCACGGCCCTGCACACGGTCCCGGCCCCCTCGCTGGAGACCCGGCTGCGGGAGTTGCGGGCCCGGCTGGAGATGCGGGACCTGGACGCGGCGGCCCGTGCGCTGACCACCTTGGAGGGTGAACACCCGGACGACTGGCGGGTCGTCTGGTATCGCGGCGTGACCTCGCTGGTGACCGGTGACCACGAGACGGCGGCGCTCTCCTTCGACGCGCTCTACGACGCGTTCCCCGGGGAGATGGCGCCCAAGCTGGCGCTCGGGATCTGCGCGGAGGTGCTGGGCCAGCTGGACAACGCCGCCGAGTACTACCGCCTGGTGTGGGCGACCGATCCGGGGTTCGTCAGCGCGGCGTTCGGCCTGGCCCGGGTGCAGATCGCGGCCGGTGAGCGGGCCGGGGCGGTGAGCACCCTGGAGTCGGTGCCGGAGGCCTCGATCCACTACACGGCGGCCCGGGTCGCCGCCGTCCGTGCGCGGCTGCGCGAGCGCTCGCACCGGGAGCCGCTGCTGGCCGACCTGACGGCCGCCGGCGTCCAGGTGGCGGCGCTGGCCGCCTTCGGTCTGGACCCGGTGCGTCACGAGCAGTTGTCGACCGAGGTACTGGGCAAGGCGCTCGACTGGGTACTCTCCGGTAGTCCCGGTGCGGCGGGGCCGGGTGGACCGGCCTCCGGTCCGCCGGAGGCACGCAAGCTGCTCGGCGCCGAACTGAAGGAGCGGGGGCTGCGGTTCGGGCTGGAACGCTCGTACCGGATGCTCGCCCGGCTCGCGCAGCGGGGCGACGAGAGGATCGAACTGGTGGAGCGGGCCAACCGTTTCCGCCCCCGGACGTGGGTGTGA